One genomic window of Paenibacillus xylanilyticus includes the following:
- a CDS encoding phospholipase D family protein: MFNTRRSSSEHQTSRRRFPYIRTALGLLILWLVAVMLYQTYKPLPAGISYESPEYRVDEVAFLHDLTYPSEDGQMEHEQQIFQRMLQIVEEAGQFVVVDMFLFNNYQHKGQHFPPVSVEFTDALVAKKKQHPNMQILFITDEVNTNYNSAPNELLERMKQAGIEVVITNVDPLRDSTPVYSAVWRTFFQWFGQSGDGWIPNLMASDGPDVTMRSYLKLLNVKANHRKVVVSEKKAIVSSGNIHDASAYHSNVGFEVTGPVIGDILQSEQAVLDISGGGQVPSYTAPSTDPNQGDLRIRYLTEGKVNDAVLHEINLTEKGDTLWMGMFYIASPKVLDALLDASKREVDIRLVLDPNENAFGQEKIGIPNRPVAAELHDKSDGKIQIRWYNTTKEQYHTKMLYIAKATGDHIVLGGSTNLTPRNMNDYNLENELWVAAPADNEFSRNVADYFERVWNNEDAEFTLNLDEFQEKTTFLKGILYKLQLILGFTTF; this comes from the coding sequence TTGTTTAATACAAGGCGCTCATCATCAGAACACCAAACATCCAGACGTCGTTTTCCATACATACGAACAGCTCTTGGACTCCTTATTCTATGGCTTGTGGCCGTCATGTTATATCAAACCTATAAACCACTGCCCGCTGGCATTTCCTACGAAAGCCCGGAATATCGCGTAGACGAGGTCGCATTCCTTCATGATCTCACTTATCCGTCCGAAGACGGGCAGATGGAACACGAGCAGCAGATTTTTCAGCGCATGCTGCAGATTGTGGAGGAGGCCGGGCAATTTGTTGTGGTGGATATGTTCCTGTTCAACAACTATCAGCATAAGGGTCAGCACTTTCCGCCAGTTAGCGTAGAATTCACAGATGCTCTGGTTGCCAAAAAAAAGCAGCATCCGAACATGCAGATTCTGTTCATTACGGATGAAGTGAACACCAATTATAATTCGGCACCTAATGAACTGCTCGAACGAATGAAGCAGGCTGGCATTGAAGTTGTGATTACCAATGTGGATCCGCTCCGGGATTCGACACCCGTATACTCGGCTGTGTGGCGTACGTTCTTCCAATGGTTTGGCCAGTCGGGAGATGGCTGGATTCCGAATCTGATGGCAAGCGATGGCCCGGACGTTACGATGCGCTCTTACCTTAAGCTGCTTAATGTAAAGGCCAATCACCGCAAGGTGGTGGTCAGTGAGAAAAAGGCAATTGTCTCCTCCGGCAACATCCATGATGCTAGTGCCTACCACTCCAATGTGGGGTTTGAAGTTACAGGACCCGTCATTGGAGATATCCTTCAATCGGAACAAGCCGTACTGGACATATCAGGGGGAGGTCAAGTTCCTTCCTACACAGCTCCTTCCACCGATCCAAACCAAGGCGATCTGCGCATCCGCTATCTGACCGAAGGAAAAGTGAATGATGCCGTACTGCATGAGATCAATCTGACGGAAAAAGGGGATACCTTGTGGATGGGCATGTTCTACATTGCTTCTCCAAAAGTACTGGACGCATTGCTTGATGCTTCCAAACGGGAAGTAGATATCCGGCTTGTGCTTGATCCAAACGAGAATGCATTTGGTCAGGAGAAAATCGGTATCCCGAATCGTCCTGTAGCCGCCGAGCTGCATGATAAATCGGATGGCAAGATCCAAATCCGCTGGTACAACACAACCAAGGAGCAGTATCACACCAAAATGTTGTATATTGCCAAAGCCACCGGGGATCATATTGTGCTTGGCGGATCAACCAACCTTACGCCCCGAAACATGAATGACTATAATCTTGAAAATGAACTATGGGTCGCTGCGCCTGCGGATAATGAGTTCAGTCGCAATGTGGCGGATTATTTTGAACGCGTGTGGAATAATGAGGATGCCGAGTTCACTCTGAACCTGGACGAATTCCAGGAGAAAACCACTTTCCTGAAGGGAATCCTCTATAAACTGCAGCTCATATTGGGATTTACCACGTTCTAA
- a CDS encoding TetR/AcrR family transcriptional regulator — translation MTAQSIRNAALFHFARDGYEGASLRAIADDVGIKKPSIYAHFSGKEDLFLQALAHAFQEVKRRTLEYFRDHAELPLEDRLKGVFPWFEQEYNASPSTRLMLRMSYFPPPGLYNEVMDIAHPFLDGMERSLNRLLQRAVRHGELPSIPTEQAAIAFMTSLDGITVEIIYGSSRRYNRRLEAAWPVFWHGIHHLNEKAQKIVPEGEASS, via the coding sequence ATGACAGCACAATCCATACGTAATGCGGCCTTGTTCCACTTTGCCAGAGATGGATATGAAGGGGCATCCCTTCGGGCTATTGCTGACGATGTAGGAATTAAGAAACCGTCCATATATGCTCATTTCAGCGGCAAGGAAGACTTGTTCCTCCAGGCACTGGCTCATGCTTTTCAAGAAGTAAAACGCCGTACATTGGAATATTTCCGCGATCATGCCGAACTTCCCCTGGAAGACAGACTTAAGGGAGTGTTTCCCTGGTTCGAACAGGAATATAACGCCAGCCCTTCAACACGCTTGATGCTGCGCATGTCCTACTTCCCCCCTCCCGGACTGTACAACGAAGTCATGGACATCGCGCATCCATTTCTTGATGGCATGGAGCGATCACTGAACCGGCTCCTGCAGCGAGCGGTACGTCATGGAGAATTACCTTCCATTCCAACGGAACAAGCTGCCATTGCCTTCATGACCTCTCTTGACGGGATTACCGTGGAAATCATTTATGGGAGCTCACGTCGGTACAATAGACGTCTTGAGGCGGCATGGCCTGTCTTTTGGCATGGCATTCATCATTTGAACGAAAAGGCACAGAAGATCGTGCCGGAAGGAGAAGCATCATCATGA
- the hydA gene encoding dihydropyrimidinase gives MSGRKLIQNGVLVTAADTFEADILIENGKITQIGMGMVADDRTEIVDASGCYVIPGGIDPHTHLDMPFGGTVTADDFATGTAAAAFGGTTTILDFCLTQKGKLLTESLKEWHAKAKGKAAIDYGFHLMIGEMNDQVLEELPQVIEEEGVSSFKVFMAYKNQFQADDGILYQTLQKAKEYGALVMVHAENGDVIDLLVQQALAEGRTEPIHHALTRPSILEGEATGRAARLAALADSQLYVVHVTCAEAVEQIARMRDMGYRIWGETCPQYLTLDQSIMDQPDFEGAKYVWSPPLREASHQEVLWNALKSGQLQTIGSDHCSFNFKGQKDLGKNDFSKIPNGGPVIEDRLSILYSEGVAKGRISLNQWVDLCSTRASKLFGMFPQKGTLAVGTDADIVIFDPSISREISASTHHMNVDYSAFEGMQVQGCPVTVLCRGEYVIKDRQFAGAAGSGQYVKRAKYDAGAPMPGRQAVTTVTGG, from the coding sequence ATGAGTGGGCGCAAACTGATTCAGAATGGCGTGTTGGTCACGGCAGCGGACACATTTGAAGCAGATATACTCATCGAGAACGGGAAAATCACGCAGATTGGCATGGGCATGGTGGCGGATGACCGAACGGAGATCGTGGATGCCTCCGGCTGTTATGTCATTCCCGGCGGTATTGATCCGCATACACATCTGGATATGCCTTTTGGCGGGACAGTGACCGCGGATGATTTTGCAACGGGAACTGCAGCCGCAGCGTTTGGCGGAACAACGACAATCCTTGATTTCTGTCTGACCCAGAAAGGCAAACTGCTCACCGAATCCCTGAAGGAATGGCATGCGAAGGCCAAGGGGAAGGCTGCCATCGACTATGGATTTCATCTGATGATCGGGGAGATGAATGATCAGGTATTGGAGGAACTGCCGCAGGTCATTGAGGAAGAAGGGGTGTCTTCCTTCAAAGTGTTCATGGCCTATAAAAACCAGTTCCAGGCGGATGATGGCATCCTCTATCAGACGCTGCAAAAGGCCAAGGAGTACGGTGCCCTGGTCATGGTGCATGCCGAGAACGGCGATGTCATCGATCTGCTTGTGCAGCAGGCGCTCGCTGAAGGACGGACTGAGCCGATTCATCACGCCCTTACCCGTCCTTCCATCCTGGAAGGAGAGGCGACAGGACGCGCTGCACGTCTGGCTGCCCTTGCGGATTCGCAGCTGTATGTTGTGCATGTGACGTGTGCCGAAGCTGTGGAGCAGATTGCACGCATGCGTGACATGGGTTACCGGATTTGGGGCGAGACATGTCCGCAGTATCTGACGCTGGATCAGTCCATCATGGATCAGCCTGATTTTGAAGGGGCGAAGTATGTCTGGTCCCCGCCACTGCGGGAAGCCTCCCATCAGGAGGTGTTGTGGAACGCACTGAAGAGCGGCCAGTTGCAGACGATTGGGTCCGATCACTGCTCCTTTAATTTCAAGGGGCAGAAGGATCTGGGGAAGAATGACTTTAGCAAAATTCCTAATGGTGGGCCTGTCATTGAGGACCGGCTTAGCATTTTATATTCGGAGGGAGTTGCCAAGGGACGTATTTCATTGAATCAATGGGTAGATCTGTGTTCTACCCGGGCGAGCAAGTTGTTTGGGATGTTTCCGCAGAAAGGAACGCTTGCAGTCGGTACCGATGCGGATATCGTTATTTTCGATCCTTCCATTTCCAGGGAGATATCGGCGAGTACACATCATATGAATGTGGATTACAGCGCCTTCGAAGGCATGCAGGTACAGGGATGTCCCGTTACCGTGCTGTGTCGGGGGGAGTATGTCATTAAGGATCGTCAGTTTGCAGGTGCGGCAGGATCTGGCCAGTATGTGAAGCGTGCCAAATACGATGCAGGTGCCCCCATGCCTGGGCGGCAGGCGGTTACGACAGTGACGGGAGGTTGA
- a CDS encoding DMT family transporter gives MAWLAIVGAGICEIFGVIGINGASTKKGWPYIVLMLISFVFSFSLLSYAMTSIPMGTAYAVWTGIGTVGSTLTGMFLFGERKEAKRLLFIAMILVAAVGLKLIT, from the coding sequence ATGGCATGGTTAGCAATTGTAGGCGCAGGCATCTGTGAGATTTTCGGCGTAATTGGAATCAATGGCGCTTCGACCAAAAAGGGCTGGCCTTATATCGTGCTTATGCTCATTTCCTTTGTATTCAGCTTCTCACTGCTGTCCTATGCGATGACCTCCATTCCGATGGGCACCGCTTACGCTGTCTGGACGGGCATTGGTACCGTTGGCAGCACCTTAACGGGCATGTTCCTGTTCGGTGAGCGCAAGGAGGCCAAAAGGCTGCTGTTCATTGCCATGATTCTGGTGGCTGCAGTCGGATTGAAACTGATTACGTAA
- a CDS encoding DMT family transporter — translation MNRNWLYVFIGGIIEIVWVSGLKHASNLWEWALTAAAIIISFALIIAASKRLPVGTVYAVFTGIGTAGTVLAEMLLFGEPFRLAKILLIGLLLCGVIGLKLVTDQQEEAKEGVA, via the coding sequence ATGAACCGCAACTGGTTATACGTATTTATCGGAGGCATCATCGAAATTGTCTGGGTAAGCGGACTGAAGCATGCCTCCAATCTATGGGAATGGGCACTGACCGCTGCAGCTATTATCATCAGCTTCGCCCTAATCATCGCAGCCTCCAAGAGATTGCCGGTGGGCACGGTCTATGCCGTATTTACCGGAATCGGTACCGCAGGCACCGTGCTGGCGGAAATGCTGCTGTTCGGGGAGCCATTCCGTCTGGCCAAAATCCTGCTGATCGGACTGCTGCTCTGTGGCGTAATCGGACTGAAGCTTGTGACGGATCAGCAAGAAGAAGCGAAAGAAGGTGTGGCATAA
- a CDS encoding efflux RND transporter permease subunit: MKGIINFSLNNKFAIWILTIIISFAGLYSGLTMKQETIPNINVPFLSVTAIDPGAAPEGIVEDVTKPLEQTLRNVEGIKTLTSTSMENAASITLEFDYGTDLDNATAAVREALNEVQLPDGVQKPTISKFSINSFPVVSLSLSDKDGGDLEQLTRLVESDIQPALEDIDGVAQVQVSGQYVKEVQLKFNQDKMNELGLTEDTVNSIVQGSSVRVPLGLFELDEAQKAVVVDGNIIDLDDLKNLAIPVVPSGAGAAADPSAQAGGAAGQATAPDAAQGSTPSAAPSAGGNASAGSASGAANAAGIPTVKLSEIANIEVIGQAESISRTDGMESIGISIVKSNDANTVDVVNAVKDKAEELQSQFKNAQLTVLLDQGKPIQDSVNTMLGKAVFGALFAILIILLFLRNIRSTIISIISIPLSLLMALTALLLMDITLNMMTLGAMTVAIGRVVDDSIVVIENIYRRLTLKGEKLKGRELIREATREMFIPILSSTIVTIAVFLPLALVSGMVGELFMPFALTMVFALLASLLVAITIVPMLAHTLFRKGLKNKQNHEEKPGKMAEGYKRLLNWTLSHKIITVGIAVVLLVGSLFLYPFIGASFLPEQQDKYVTITYSPETGSLREDVEKEALAAEKYLLKQPGLEKMQYSIGGSNPLSSLGGGSSNSALFYIEYNEDTKDFSQVKEQLVEGLRKEVPVGTWSELDMSGGLGGSSLSISIYGDNVEQLKPVTDEVFKLVEADTENFEKADTTLSDTYGQYTLVADQEKLSSLGLTAGQLAMALSPVQERPVLTEVDIDNKTYKVYVETDQKTFDSITDIENETVTSPLGIQVPIKDVANVEEGTSPNSIMRIDGKVVAQVSATILASDVQKASQNLQDNIDKLDLPDGVEVKFGGTTEQINDTFTQLGLAMLAAIAIVYFVLVVTFGGGLAPFAILFSLPFTVIGIMVGLFLAGGTIDVSAMMGGLMLIGIVVTNAIVLIDRVIHMEKDGMSTREALLEAGATRLRPILMTALATIGALLPLVTGLEESAGIISKGLGITVIGGLISSTLLTLVIVPIVYEFLMKFKKKRIED, translated from the coding sequence ATGAAAGGAATCATTAATTTTTCACTGAACAACAAGTTTGCGATCTGGATCCTGACCATTATCATTTCCTTCGCTGGTTTGTACAGCGGACTGACGATGAAACAGGAAACCATCCCAAACATCAATGTGCCATTTCTAAGTGTCACGGCGATTGATCCCGGAGCGGCTCCAGAAGGTATCGTAGAGGATGTGACCAAGCCGCTGGAACAGACTCTGCGCAATGTGGAGGGAATCAAGACACTCACTTCCACATCCATGGAGAATGCGGCTTCCATCACACTGGAATTTGATTATGGAACAGATCTGGACAATGCTACTGCAGCTGTTCGCGAGGCGCTAAATGAAGTGCAGCTTCCGGACGGTGTACAGAAACCGACCATTTCCAAATTCAGCATCAATTCATTCCCGGTTGTCTCACTGAGCTTGTCCGATAAGGACGGCGGAGATCTGGAGCAGTTGACCAGACTCGTTGAATCCGATATTCAGCCTGCACTCGAAGATATCGACGGTGTAGCCCAAGTACAGGTTTCCGGTCAGTATGTCAAGGAAGTTCAACTGAAGTTCAACCAGGACAAAATGAATGAACTCGGCCTGACAGAAGATACCGTTAACAGCATCGTTCAAGGTTCCTCTGTCCGCGTTCCACTCGGATTGTTCGAACTGGACGAAGCACAAAAAGCCGTTGTAGTTGATGGTAACATCATTGATCTTGATGACCTGAAGAACCTTGCCATTCCTGTGGTACCTAGCGGCGCAGGTGCTGCAGCAGATCCATCTGCTCAAGCAGGCGGTGCTGCAGGCCAAGCAACAGCTCCGGATGCCGCACAGGGATCGACCCCGTCTGCCGCACCATCCGCGGGTGGAAATGCAAGTGCAGGCAGTGCTTCCGGTGCTGCCAATGCCGCAGGAATTCCTACGGTGAAATTAAGCGAGATCGCGAACATTGAGGTTATCGGTCAGGCCGAATCCATTTCACGGACAGATGGCATGGAGTCCATCGGTATCTCCATCGTGAAATCCAATGACGCCAATACCGTGGATGTCGTGAATGCCGTTAAAGACAAAGCGGAAGAATTGCAGTCGCAATTCAAAAATGCCCAACTGACGGTATTGCTTGACCAAGGTAAGCCGATTCAGGATTCCGTCAATACGATGCTTGGCAAAGCGGTGTTTGGTGCCCTGTTTGCCATCCTGATCATCCTGTTGTTCCTGCGCAATATTCGTTCAACCATTATCTCGATTATCTCGATCCCGCTCTCCTTGCTCATGGCATTGACTGCGCTCCTGCTCATGGACATTACACTGAACATGATGACTCTGGGCGCCATGACCGTTGCCATTGGACGGGTCGTGGATGACTCGATCGTTGTTATCGAGAACATTTATCGCAGATTGACCCTGAAGGGAGAGAAACTGAAAGGCCGTGAACTGATCCGGGAAGCAACTCGTGAAATGTTCATTCCGATCCTCTCTTCCACAATCGTAACCATCGCCGTGTTCCTGCCACTGGCACTCGTTAGCGGTATGGTAGGCGAACTCTTCATGCCATTTGCATTAACCATGGTATTTGCGCTGCTGGCATCCTTGCTAGTAGCTATCACCATCGTTCCGATGCTGGCTCATACCCTGTTCCGCAAAGGCCTGAAGAACAAGCAAAATCATGAGGAAAAACCAGGGAAGATGGCAGAGGGTTACAAACGCCTGCTGAACTGGACACTTTCGCATAAAATCATTACCGTTGGCATCGCCGTAGTCTTGCTCGTCGGCAGTTTGTTCCTGTATCCGTTCATTGGTGCAAGCTTCTTGCCAGAACAGCAGGACAAATATGTGACGATCACATACAGCCCGGAAACCGGCTCCCTGCGTGAAGACGTTGAAAAAGAAGCGCTTGCTGCTGAGAAATATTTGCTGAAGCAGCCTGGCCTGGAGAAAATGCAGTATTCCATCGGCGGCAGCAATCCACTGAGCAGCTTGGGTGGAGGAAGCTCGAACTCGGCACTCTTCTATATCGAATACAATGAAGATACCAAAGATTTCAGCCAAGTGAAGGAACAGCTTGTAGAAGGTTTGCGTAAAGAAGTTCCCGTAGGTACCTGGAGTGAGCTGGATATGTCCGGCGGTCTGGGAGGCAGCAGCCTGAGCATCTCCATCTACGGCGACAATGTGGAACAGCTCAAGCCTGTCACGGATGAAGTGTTCAAGCTGGTTGAAGCAGATACCGAAAACTTCGAAAAAGCTGACACCACACTCTCTGACACGTATGGTCAATATACCCTCGTTGCAGATCAGGAAAAGCTGAGCTCGCTCGGTCTGACTGCAGGCCAATTGGCTATGGCACTGAGCCCTGTACAGGAACGCCCGGTACTGACGGAAGTGGATATTGATAACAAAACCTATAAAGTGTATGTCGAGACAGATCAGAAGACATTCGACAGCATCACTGACATTGAAAATGAGACCGTGACTTCTCCGCTCGGCATCCAAGTACCGATCAAGGATGTTGCAAACGTTGAAGAAGGCACTTCTCCGAACTCGATCATGCGCATTGACGGCAAAGTCGTTGCACAAGTTTCGGCTACCATCCTGGCTTCCGATGTGCAGAAGGCTTCACAAAACCTGCAGGATAACATCGACAAGCTGGACCTGCCTGATGGCGTTGAGGTGAAATTTGGCGGTACAACCGAGCAGATCAATGACACCTTTACCCAACTCGGTCTTGCCATGCTGGCAGCCATCGCCATTGTATACTTTGTACTTGTCGTTACATTTGGCGGCGGTCTCGCACCATTCGCCATCCTGTTCTCCCTGCCGTTTACCGTTATTGGTATCATGGTAGGTCTGTTCCTGGCTGGCGGCACCATTGACGTCTCTGCCATGATGGGTGGACTGATGCTGATCGGGATCGTAGTCACCAATGCAATCGTCCTGATCGACCGTGTCATTCACATGGAGAAAGACGGCATGTCTACGCGTGAAGCCTTGCTTGAAGCAGGGGCAACACGTCTGCGTCCAATCCTGATGACTGCTCTTGCAACGATTGGTGCCTTGCTGCCACTCGTTACTGGACTGGAAGAAAGTGCGGGAATTATCTCGAAAGGCTTGGGTATTACCGTTATCGGCGGTCTGATCAGCTCTACGCTGCTCACCCTGGTTATTGTGCCGATCGTGTATGAATTCCTGATGAAATTCAAGAAGAAAAGAATCGAAGATTAA
- a CDS encoding TetR/AcrR family transcriptional regulator: MNPIHEMNEKKKLIITTALKLFSAKGSAATSMQEIAELCGMSKGSLYLIFKSKEELEASTMEYCIYTLLDEMSQIEHEAGLTSRERLHKQIETLLLHVSELKEFLRVQLRSMMMDDEQQHPGRKCDPHQRDMEIRTLHWFKDKLEDLYGPEIEPYTVDLILLTHGLFLSYIKIWFTEMPSLTVSKMAANLLQTMDYAAYGLLDQRPEPLISLENWPAWTSESNTDSTMMRHPIHIIKQMQDIVTTDLSAGQSRNDALETIAILKQEMMEFTPRRAIILGMMHNLENIPAIESLHSELQHILDAMYSRFIQADSSNK; the protein is encoded by the coding sequence ATGAATCCAATTCATGAAATGAATGAGAAGAAAAAACTCATTATAACGACAGCTCTCAAGCTGTTTTCTGCTAAAGGCAGTGCTGCAACGTCCATGCAGGAAATTGCGGAGCTATGCGGCATGTCCAAGGGAAGCCTCTACCTGATTTTCAAATCCAAAGAGGAATTGGAAGCCAGTACGATGGAGTACTGCATCTATACCCTGCTGGATGAAATGTCACAGATTGAACATGAGGCTGGCCTCACATCACGAGAACGTCTGCACAAGCAGATTGAGACGCTGCTGCTTCATGTATCCGAATTAAAAGAATTCCTTCGGGTGCAGCTGCGCAGCATGATGATGGATGATGAGCAGCAGCATCCCGGCAGGAAATGCGACCCGCATCAAAGGGATATGGAGATCCGAACCCTGCACTGGTTCAAGGATAAGCTGGAGGATCTGTACGGTCCCGAGATTGAGCCATATACTGTGGATCTTATTTTGCTGACGCACGGACTTTTCCTGTCCTACATCAAGATCTGGTTTACGGAGATGCCATCCCTTACCGTATCCAAAATGGCCGCGAATCTGCTGCAAACGATGGATTATGCAGCGTACGGTTTGCTGGATCAGCGACCTGAGCCTTTGATTAGCTTGGAAAACTGGCCGGCATGGACCAGCGAATCCAATACGGATTCCACCATGATGCGTCACCCCATTCACATCATCAAACAGATGCAGGATATCGTAACTACCGATCTGTCCGCAGGACAATCCCGAAACGATGCGTTAGAAACCATCGCCATTCTCAAGCAGGAAATGATGGAATTCACGCCGCGCCGGGCCATTATCCTGGGCATGATGCACAACCTGGAGAACATTCCTGCCATCGAATCGTTGCACTCCGAGCTTCAGCATATTCTGGATGCCATGTATAGCCGGTTCATCCAGGCTGACTCGTCAAACAAATAG
- a CDS encoding PucR family transcriptional regulator — translation MGETTLQLQMRDMLKRPVFRKAEVLASERALERYVRWVHIMEVPDVGDLLNGGELVLTTGIGWQADEQQGLSFLRQLIARGAAGLCIELGIHTKAQLGAMKEIAAADDFPLIWFHEQVRYIDITQDLHFALIRNHQRMLAELDNLTTSFNQLLLNGDGVQPLLRLLSRTTGCPVALYPLEGEASAVPYCPPEQLENRRMAWLTQRNHSPESGQSSHSHRLEQPMNAYTLPVQALDYTFADLVLFLEKLPEHEPESLRHKPTDEFVIQALERCAAAIAQDWMRTKYMEEKRRYKEDMWVIDWLNGHHTAKEIQEYLSASPQLAASKGTVVLFDSNPNYTDSLKLQKLLIQRNIVARSVFSREGFSLFSTVLNHQIILIILDPQPGPQRKSHLWRCIEQLQQHETDQTHRLFSGLLGIGHSCADLSRLKDSLDTAKETLRIQKDTGPMQQPFYSNLHGYRIIAGMKQSGNLEDFIEEYLGPVIRHDAEKGGQLLRTLKQYFVLCCSKQETATALFIVRQTLYHRLDKIEALLGEDYILPEKRVAIELAIYAYEYVHGPIA, via the coding sequence ATGGGGGAAACGACGCTCCAACTTCAGATGAGAGACATGTTGAAACGGCCTGTATTTCGCAAGGCAGAGGTACTGGCCAGTGAACGGGCACTGGAGAGGTATGTCCGTTGGGTCCATATTATGGAGGTACCGGATGTAGGCGATTTGTTAAACGGAGGAGAACTGGTGCTGACTACCGGCATCGGCTGGCAGGCTGATGAGCAGCAAGGTTTGTCTTTTCTGCGGCAGTTAATTGCCCGTGGTGCGGCTGGACTCTGTATCGAACTGGGGATTCACACCAAGGCACAACTTGGAGCGATGAAGGAAATCGCAGCAGCAGATGACTTTCCACTGATCTGGTTCCATGAACAAGTCCGCTATATTGATATTACACAGGACCTGCACTTCGCCCTGATTCGCAATCATCAGCGGATGCTCGCCGAACTCGACAATCTGACTACCTCGTTCAACCAGCTCCTGCTAAACGGAGACGGCGTACAGCCGCTGCTTCGCTTGTTATCACGCACAACCGGCTGCCCGGTTGCATTATACCCACTCGAGGGGGAAGCCAGTGCTGTTCCTTATTGTCCACCAGAACAATTGGAGAACCGCAGAATGGCTTGGTTAACCCAGCGCAACCATTCACCTGAGTCAGGACAATCAAGCCATTCCCATCGTTTGGAGCAGCCCATGAATGCCTATACCCTGCCTGTTCAAGCGCTCGATTACACCTTCGCAGACCTGGTGCTCTTTCTCGAGAAACTTCCCGAACACGAGCCCGAGTCACTGCGTCACAAACCTACTGATGAATTTGTCATTCAGGCACTGGAGCGCTGCGCGGCCGCTATTGCACAGGACTGGATGCGAACCAAATACATGGAGGAGAAACGTCGTTACAAGGAAGATATGTGGGTCATCGACTGGCTGAACGGACATCACACGGCCAAGGAAATTCAAGAGTACCTGTCCGCCAGCCCCCAGCTTGCTGCCAGCAAAGGCACCGTCGTTTTGTTTGACAGTAATCCGAATTATACCGACAGCCTCAAGCTGCAGAAGCTGCTTATCCAGCGCAATATCGTCGCCCGCTCTGTATTCTCCAGGGAAGGGTTCTCCCTGTTCAGCACGGTATTGAATCATCAGATCATCCTGATCATCCTCGATCCTCAGCCAGGTCCTCAGCGCAAAAGCCATCTCTGGCGCTGCATAGAGCAGCTCCAGCAGCACGAAACCGACCAGACCCATCGTCTGTTCTCCGGTCTGCTGGGCATCGGTCACAGCTGTGCCGATTTGTCACGACTCAAGGACAGCCTGGATACGGCCAAGGAAACGCTGCGCATTCAAAAGGATACCGGACCCATGCAGCAGCCGTTTTACAGCAATCTCCACGGTTACCGCATCATCGCCGGGATGAAGCAGAGCGGTAATCTCGAGGATTTTATTGAGGAATACCTCGGCCCCGTCATCCGGCATGATGCAGAGAAAGGCGGCCAGCTGCTGCGCACACTCAAGCAATATTTCGTGCTGTGCTGCTCCAAACAGGAGACCGCTACTGCCCTATTCATTGTCAGACAGACCCTCTATCACCGGCTCGACAAAATCGAAGCTTTGCTCGGAGAAGACTATATCCTCCCCGAGAAACGCGTCGCCATCGAACTCGCCATCTACGCTTATGAATACGTTCATGGCCCAATTGCATAG